Proteins from one Piscinibacter lacus genomic window:
- a CDS encoding TonB-dependent receptor, which produces MFPSRFASRPLGCPLPRQGRLLLLALAAACPPAWAQAPLPRVEVTGSALRQIDGESTVPLTVLRADSLRRQGVSTLEQALARLAANQSATVLSSVIGGASGGASFADLRGLGADKTLVLLNGRRLANQAVDGGAVDLNMIPFALIDRIEVLRDGASALYGSEAIGGVINLITREDVGDTLELSIEQPQRSGGRSRELNASLGFGDLAGRGFSASLAGGLRQTTAIRSGQRRFGARGVIPERGVDYSSFYTGPANYSQTQGADTFFAHPLAPDCAAPGFSGDGTSCYFDTVRDTDLSPRSESQFLQAEARLRLPGAMTLKLEQLLSRHLVGQTLAGTPLASGDGFLPVAPGTAFYPGQGGVPAPDGFVLDPGLPVDAYWRAPGQRRIASDNRQGRWTAELAGALGAWELRQGLSLQLGRVSEQLRGGAYDEAALAAGVNSGLLNPFGAQTPAGLAGLREAEVGGEIQRARGRVLALDSQWRRDLAWPGLARPAGVALGGELRHEDYAIEVIDAVASRVPTQGLDPASDVQASRRAGALWAELQLPLAPTLELNLALRHDRVGQVGRQTSPKLALRWQASRDALLRASVGRGFRAPTLYELKQPGFATFSAAPFDDPLLCPGGVAVPGADAARVCGRQLVEQGGGRDDLQPERSEQASLGLVLQAGPRASLTADLWAVRIRDVIVAPTASAVLQNAAANAGLILRDPADGNVITAIDTRLFNASAIRSHGLDLGAQWQPALPLPGRLTLALQGTRVFSHTLRGGLAGEVEERVGRHGSRGPIFRWQHSLSASYAQGAWSATLAQRYRSGYRDENSALIDPAFHGRVGSTSVWDLGLGWSPQPGLELLALLRNAFDRDPPFSNQSSQFQTGYDARYTDATGRALGLRLVWTPR; this is translated from the coding sequence ATGTTCCCGTCCCGCTTCGCTTCCCGCCCCCTGGGCTGCCCGCTACCGCGCCAGGGCCGGCTCCTGCTGCTGGCCCTGGCCGCTGCCTGCCCCCCGGCCTGGGCCCAGGCCCCGCTGCCGCGGGTGGAGGTGACCGGCTCGGCCCTGCGCCAGATCGACGGCGAATCGACCGTGCCGCTGACGGTGCTGCGTGCCGACAGCCTGCGCCGCCAGGGCGTGAGCACGCTGGAGCAGGCCCTGGCCCGGCTGGCCGCCAACCAGAGCGCGACGGTGCTGAGCAGCGTCATCGGCGGCGCCAGCGGCGGCGCGAGCTTCGCCGACCTGCGCGGCCTGGGGGCCGACAAGACCCTGGTGCTGCTGAACGGCCGGCGCCTGGCCAACCAGGCGGTCGACGGCGGCGCGGTGGATCTGAACATGATCCCCTTCGCCCTGATCGACCGCATCGAGGTGCTGCGCGACGGCGCCTCGGCGCTCTACGGCAGCGAGGCCATCGGCGGCGTGATCAACCTGATCACCCGCGAGGACGTGGGCGACACGCTGGAGCTTTCGATCGAACAGCCCCAGCGCAGCGGCGGCCGCAGCCGCGAGCTGAATGCCAGCCTGGGCTTCGGCGACCTGGCCGGCCGCGGCTTCAGCGCCAGCCTGGCCGGCGGGCTGCGGCAGACCACGGCGATCCGCTCCGGCCAGCGCCGCTTCGGCGCGCGGGGCGTCATCCCCGAGCGCGGTGTCGACTACAGCTCCTTCTACACCGGCCCGGCCAACTACAGCCAGACCCAGGGCGCCGACACCTTCTTCGCCCACCCGCTGGCGCCGGACTGCGCCGCCCCCGGCTTCAGCGGCGACGGCACGAGCTGCTATTTCGACACCGTCCGCGACACCGACCTGAGCCCGCGCAGCGAAAGCCAGTTCCTGCAAGCCGAGGCCCGGCTGCGGCTGCCGGGCGCGATGACGCTCAAGCTCGAACAACTGCTGAGCCGGCACCTCGTCGGCCAGACCCTGGCCGGCACGCCGCTGGCCAGCGGCGACGGCTTCCTGCCGGTGGCGCCGGGCACGGCCTTCTACCCGGGCCAGGGCGGCGTGCCGGCGCCGGACGGCTTCGTGCTCGACCCCGGCCTGCCGGTCGATGCCTACTGGCGCGCGCCGGGCCAGCGACGCATCGCCTCGGACAACCGCCAGGGCCGCTGGACGGCCGAGCTCGCCGGCGCGCTCGGCGCCTGGGAACTGCGCCAGGGCCTGAGCCTGCAACTCGGCCGGGTCAGCGAGCAGTTGCGCGGCGGCGCCTACGACGAGGCCGCGCTGGCCGCCGGGGTCAACAGCGGGCTGCTGAACCCCTTTGGCGCGCAGACCCCGGCCGGCCTGGCCGGGCTGCGCGAGGCCGAGGTGGGCGGCGAGATCCAGCGGGCCCGCGGTCGCGTGCTGGCGCTGGACAGCCAGTGGCGGCGCGATCTGGCCTGGCCCGGCCTGGCCCGGCCCGCCGGCGTGGCCCTGGGCGGCGAGCTGCGCCATGAGGACTACGCCATCGAGGTGATCGATGCCGTGGCCAGCCGCGTGCCCACCCAGGGCCTGGACCCGGCGAGCGACGTGCAGGCCAGCCGCCGCGCCGGCGCGCTATGGGCCGAGCTGCAACTGCCGCTGGCCCCGACCCTGGAGCTGAACCTGGCCCTGCGCCACGACCGGGTCGGCCAGGTCGGCCGGCAGACCAGCCCCAAGCTGGCCCTGCGCTGGCAGGCCAGCCGCGATGCCCTGCTGCGCGCCTCGGTGGGCCGCGGCTTCCGCGCGCCGACGCTCTACGAACTGAAGCAGCCCGGTTTCGCCACCTTCAGCGCGGCGCCGTTCGACGACCCGCTGCTCTGCCCCGGTGGCGTGGCGGTGCCGGGGGCGGATGCGGCGCGGGTCTGCGGCCGGCAGCTTGTCGAGCAGGGCGGCGGCCGGGACGATTTGCAACCCGAGCGCTCCGAACAGGCCAGCCTGGGCCTGGTGTTGCAGGCCGGGCCGCGCGCCAGCCTGACGGCCGACCTGTGGGCGGTGCGGATCCGGGATGTCATCGTCGCGCCCACCGCGAGCGCCGTGCTGCAGAACGCCGCCGCCAATGCCGGCCTGATCCTGCGCGATCCGGCCGACGGCAATGTCATCACCGCCATCGACACCCGGCTCTTCAATGCCAGCGCCATCCGCAGCCACGGCCTGGACCTGGGCGCGCAATGGCAACCGGCCCTCCCCCTGCCCGGCCGGCTGACGCTGGCGCTGCAGGGCACGCGGGTCTTCTCGCACACCCTGCGCGGCGGCCTGGCGGGGGAGGTGGAAGAGCGTGTCGGCCGCCACGGCAGCCGGGGCCCGATCTTCCGCTGGCAGCACAGCCTCAGCGCAAGCTATGCCCAGGGGGCCTGGAGCGCGACGCTGGCCCAGCGCTACCGCTCGGGCTACCGCGACGAGAACAGCGCGCTGATCGACCCCGCCTTCCACGGCCGGGTCGGCAGCACCAGCGTGTGGGACCTGGGCCTGGGCTGGTCGCCGCAGCCCGGCCTGGAGCTGCTGGCCCTGCTGCGCAATGCCTTCGACCGCGACCCGCCCTTCAGCAACCAGTCCAGCCAGTTCCAGACCGGCTACGACGCCCGCTACACCGACGCCACCGGCCGCGCACTGGGCCTGCGCCTGGTCTGGACGCCGCGCTGA
- a CDS encoding LD-carboxypeptidase, whose product MKRPTAPKPVAPETPAAAEPPLRLQLWSPAGVVARPPALRRAARHLGTLGFEVTVDPDALARHQRFAGDDAQRLAALHRVADAAPDVVLASRGGYGLMRLLDGIDWARLGRSIASGSRWVGYSDLTALQLGALAHRAGPMWAGPLACDDFGRTAEEGGIDEITEACFVEAMHGELEAIGFRGEAGFDGLEVRGTLWGGNLSVLCSLLGTPHLPKVRGGILFLEDVNEHPYRIERMLLQLAQAGVLEAQKAVVLGSFSDWKPSPLDRGYTLKTMVAGLRSRLKVPLLSGLPFGHQRTKVCLPVGRRATLAVEGRDHLIVWGH is encoded by the coding sequence ATGAAGCGCCCCACCGCCCCGAAGCCCGTCGCCCCCGAGACCCCAGCCGCTGCCGAGCCGCCGCTGCGCTTGCAGCTCTGGTCGCCGGCCGGCGTGGTCGCGCGGCCACCGGCGCTGCGCCGCGCGGCACGTCATCTCGGCACGCTCGGCTTCGAGGTCACGGTCGATCCCGACGCGCTGGCCCGCCACCAGCGCTTTGCCGGCGACGATGCCCAGCGCCTGGCCGCGCTGCACCGCGTTGCCGATGCCGCGCCCGATGTGGTGCTGGCCAGCCGCGGCGGCTACGGCCTGATGCGCCTGCTGGACGGCATCGACTGGGCGCGGCTCGGCCGCAGCATTGCAAGCGGCAGCCGCTGGGTGGGCTACAGCGACCTGACCGCCCTGCAGCTCGGCGCCCTGGCCCACCGGGCCGGGCCGATGTGGGCCGGCCCGCTGGCCTGCGACGACTTCGGCCGCACGGCCGAGGAAGGCGGCATCGACGAGATCACCGAGGCCTGTTTCGTCGAGGCCATGCATGGCGAGCTGGAGGCCATCGGCTTCCGCGGCGAGGCCGGCTTCGACGGCCTGGAGGTGCGCGGCACGCTCTGGGGCGGCAACCTCAGCGTGCTGTGCAGCCTGCTGGGCACGCCACACCTGCCGAAGGTGCGCGGCGGCATCCTCTTCCTGGAAGACGTCAACGAGCACCCCTACCGCATCGAGCGCATGCTGCTGCAGCTGGCCCAGGCCGGCGTGCTGGAGGCGCAGAAGGCCGTCGTGCTGGGCAGCTTCAGCGACTGGAAGCCTTCGCCGCTGGACCGCGGCTACACGCTCAAGACCATGGTCGCCGGCCTGCGCAGCCGGCTGAAGGTGCCGCTGCTGAGCGGCCTGCCCTTCGGCCACCAGCGCACCAAGGTCTGCCTGCCGGTGGGTCGGCGGGCGACGCTGGCGGTGGAAGGCCGGGACCATCTGATCGTCTGGGGCCACTGA
- the tadA gene encoding tRNA adenosine(34) deaminase TadA: MSDVADPPCPDPADGLHMAEALRQAARAEAAGEVPVGAVLVWHRPDGVDEVIARGRNRPIGDRDPTAHAELVALREAARQRDNYRLPDCSLYVTLEPCAMCAMALLHARLRRVVWGAADPKTGAAGSVLDLFAEPRLNHQTSVTGGVLAEPCGRILRDFFGRRRAEARAARQAAHPLNPLPAASAAGPEASDSLPP; encoded by the coding sequence GTGTCCGACGTCGCCGATCCCCCCTGCCCCGACCCCGCCGACGGCCTGCACATGGCCGAGGCCCTGCGCCAGGCGGCGCGGGCCGAGGCAGCCGGCGAGGTGCCGGTGGGCGCGGTGCTGGTCTGGCACCGGCCAGACGGGGTGGACGAGGTCATCGCACGCGGTCGCAACCGGCCGATCGGCGACCGCGACCCGACCGCCCATGCCGAGCTGGTGGCCCTGCGCGAGGCCGCCCGCCAGCGCGACAACTACCGCCTGCCCGACTGCAGCCTCTACGTGACCCTGGAGCCCTGCGCCATGTGCGCGATGGCCCTGCTGCATGCGCGGCTGCGGCGCGTGGTCTGGGGCGCGGCCGATCCCAAGACCGGCGCCGCCGGCTCGGTGCTCGACCTCTTCGCCGAGCCGCGGCTGAACCACCAGACCAGCGTCACCGGCGGCGTGCTGGCCGAGCCCTGCGGCCGGATCCTGCGCGACTTCTTCGGCCGCCGCCGCGCCGAGGCCCGGGCCGCCCGTCAGGCCGCCCACCCCTTGAACCCGCTGCCTGCCGCGTCCGCCGCAGGCCCTGAAGCGAGCGATTCCCTGCCCCCATGA
- a CDS encoding ABC transporter permease, protein MSDPTALSTPRTGPAPRSAWAIQRAVLFALMTRELKTRFGGRWIGGIWFVLEPLAHVLMMVAMFGVMHQAVSPSIDYPVFLVTGLLPFFTFRSLSMRLMDGIDANRALFSYRQVKPMDTLVSRALLELVLHLAVLALALAVLAWLGYRVQPAAPLELAGVWALLSLFGTGLGTLLAVLGQALPPLRAMVRLAFFPLYLLSGVMFPLHALPPALVELLLLNPVLHLVEEARGQFFAAYPMLPGVNLAYPALWTLVCTVLALALYRLRRLRLIAER, encoded by the coding sequence ATGTCCGACCCGACCGCCCTGAGCACGCCCCGGACCGGCCCGGCCCCGCGCAGCGCCTGGGCCATCCAGCGGGCCGTGCTCTTCGCCCTGATGACCCGCGAGCTGAAGACGCGCTTCGGCGGTCGCTGGATCGGCGGCATCTGGTTCGTGCTGGAGCCGCTGGCCCATGTGCTGATGATGGTGGCGATGTTCGGCGTGATGCATCAGGCCGTCTCGCCCAGCATCGACTACCCGGTCTTCCTCGTCACCGGCCTGCTGCCCTTCTTCACCTTCCGCAGCCTGAGCATGCGGCTGATGGACGGCATCGATGCCAACCGCGCGCTGTTCAGCTACCGCCAGGTCAAGCCGATGGACACGCTGGTCTCGCGCGCGCTGCTGGAGCTGGTACTGCACCTGGCCGTGCTGGCCCTGGCCCTGGCCGTGCTGGCCTGGCTGGGCTACCGGGTGCAGCCCGCGGCGCCGCTGGAGCTGGCCGGCGTGTGGGCCCTGCTCAGCCTCTTCGGCACCGGCCTGGGCACCTTGCTGGCCGTGCTGGGCCAGGCGCTGCCGCCGCTGCGTGCCATGGTGCGGCTGGCCTTCTTCCCGCTCTACCTGCTGTCGGGCGTGATGTTCCCGCTGCATGCCCTGCCGCCCGCCCTCGTCGAGCTGCTGCTGTTGAACCCGGTGCTGCATCTGGTCGAGGAAGCCCGCGGCCAGTTCTTCGCCGCCTACCCCATGCTGCCCGGCGTCAACCTGGCCTACCCGGCGCTGTGGACCTTGGTGTGCACCGTGCTTGCCCTGGCGCTCTACCGCCTGCGCCGCCTGCGCCTGATCGCCGAGCGCTGA
- a CDS encoding ABC transporter ATP-binding protein: MIELRQLSKSYLTPRGRRHVFRDLSFTFPAGINIGLIGRNGAGKSTLMRLLGGIDTPDRGAVVTDRRISWPVGLSGGFQGSLSARENVRFVCHVYGAQGEAMRRTMRAVEDFAEIGDYFDLPMKSYSSGMRSRVAFGLSMAFDFDYYLIDEVMAVGDAHFKRKCEEAFQTRLRDANLILVSHNMADIKKYCGVVVLVDQGQAVVYPEVEEGIAAYRKLVAPQPAALPPAAAPVAPAGLTA, translated from the coding sequence ATGATCGAACTGCGCCAGCTCAGCAAGTCCTACCTCACGCCGCGCGGGCGCCGCCATGTGTTCCGCGACCTGAGCTTCACCTTCCCGGCGGGCATCAACATCGGCCTGATCGGCCGCAACGGCGCCGGCAAGTCCACGCTGATGCGCCTGCTCGGCGGCATCGACACGCCGGACCGCGGCGCCGTCGTCACCGACCGCCGCATCTCCTGGCCGGTCGGCCTCTCGGGCGGCTTCCAGGGCTCGCTGAGCGCGCGCGAGAACGTGCGCTTCGTCTGCCATGTCTATGGCGCCCAGGGCGAGGCCATGCGCCGCACGATGCGCGCGGTCGAAGACTTCGCCGAGATCGGCGACTACTTCGACCTGCCGATGAAGTCCTACTCCTCGGGCATGCGCTCGCGGGTGGCCTTCGGCCTGAGCATGGCCTTCGATTTCGACTACTACCTGATCGACGAGGTCATGGCCGTGGGCGATGCGCACTTCAAGCGCAAGTGCGAGGAGGCCTTCCAGACCCGGCTGCGGGACGCCAACCTCATCCTGGTCTCGCACAACATGGCTGACATCAAGAAGTACTGCGGCGTGGTCGTGCTCGTCGACCAGGGCCAGGCCGTGGTCTACCCCGAGGTCGAGGAAGGCATCGCCGCCTACCGCAAGCTGGTCGCGCCGCAACCGGCCGCCCTTCCGCCGGCCGCCGCGCCGGTGGCCCCCGCAGGGCTCACGGCCTGA
- a CDS encoding capsular biosynthesis protein, which yields MKPLKLPSPRRLQLLLLALPMLLALLYYSLFAADRYVSESVVTVRQASQSSSQVPGAALLLAGITPPSREDTLYLQKYVHSLDLLRVLDAQLKLREHLAAPRRDPFFRLWGGSTQEDFLQAYRNRVEVQLDDLSGLLTLRVQGFDAAYARALNAAILDHSERFVNAFSQRMAREQMAFAEGELARATTQLQAAQAQLLDYQTRHRVIDPGAQAQAAGVLTTELQASLTRLEAELKDGLSYLNEDAHPVKALRGRIAALRAQLEVERLRGTAPSGEEGRRLNAQAMQFHELQARVQFAQDAYKLALTAVENARIDATRKLKSVIVIDAPSQPEDALYPRRVYSLLTIFLVCLLLYATARMVLATIRDHQD from the coding sequence ATGAAACCCCTCAAGCTGCCTTCCCCGCGGCGCCTGCAGCTTCTGCTGCTGGCCCTGCCGATGCTGCTGGCCCTGCTGTACTACAGCCTGTTCGCGGCCGACCGCTATGTGAGCGAGTCCGTCGTCACCGTGCGCCAGGCCAGCCAGTCGTCCAGCCAGGTGCCGGGCGCGGCGCTGCTGCTGGCGGGCATCACGCCGCCTTCGCGCGAGGACACGCTCTACCTTCAGAAGTACGTGCATTCGCTCGACCTGCTGCGCGTGCTCGATGCGCAGCTCAAGCTGCGCGAGCACCTTGCCGCGCCGCGCCGCGATCCCTTCTTCCGGCTGTGGGGCGGCAGCACGCAGGAGGACTTCCTGCAGGCCTACCGCAACCGGGTCGAGGTGCAGCTCGACGACCTCTCCGGCCTGCTGACCCTGCGCGTGCAGGGCTTCGACGCCGCCTATGCCCGGGCGCTGAATGCGGCCATCCTGGACCACAGCGAGCGCTTCGTGAATGCCTTCTCGCAGCGCATGGCGCGCGAGCAGATGGCCTTCGCCGAGGGCGAGCTGGCCCGCGCCACCACGCAGTTGCAGGCCGCCCAGGCGCAGTTGCTCGACTACCAGACCCGCCATCGTGTGATCGACCCCGGCGCCCAGGCCCAGGCTGCGGGCGTGCTGACCACCGAGCTGCAAGCCAGCCTGACCCGGCTGGAAGCCGAGCTGAAGGACGGGCTGAGCTACCTCAACGAGGACGCCCATCCGGTCAAGGCCCTGCGCGGCCGCATCGCCGCCCTGCGCGCCCAACTGGAGGTCGAGCGCCTGCGCGGCACCGCCCCCAGCGGCGAGGAGGGCCGGCGCCTGAATGCCCAGGCCATGCAGTTCCACGAGCTGCAAGCCCGCGTGCAGTTCGCGCAGGACGCCTACAAGCTCGCGCTGACGGCGGTCGAGAACGCCCGCATCGACGCCACCCGCAAGCTCAAGAGCGTGATCGTGATCGATGCGCCCTCGCAGCCCGAGGACGCGCTCTACCCGCGCCGCGTCTACAGCCTGCTGACGATCTTCCTCGTCTGCCTGCTGCTCTATGCCACCGCGCGCATGGTGCTGGCCACCATCCGCGACCACCAGGACTGA
- a CDS encoding polysaccharide biosynthesis/export family protein, with amino-acid sequence MPVCLSRRPAARLIARLLMLAPLAASAQGLPFATAFPEAALPPARSAGPAAPARAASPVAAVLAAPPAAAQPLPMPADPATAARPVVFGAQLFSGRFGHEAFSGFNADHQIAPGDRISLRMWGAFSFEAVQPVDPQGNVFIPNVGPVKLRGVRNGELNATVEAAVKRTYRANVGVYASLEAAQPVKVYVTGFVRAPGLYGGLSSDSVLNYLDKAGGIDVDRGSFLAVDVLRGGVSRGKINLYRFLLEGRIEPLQLQDGDTLVVSPRQFTVTVLGEAANPYVFEFDRSRLPAAELLAMARPKAGATHLSIVRRIGSERRSEYHPIGALDAVTIQDGDEVTFTADRYPGTILVRMEGAHLGERTLVLPYGATLKDALARLKPAPQAQVEAVQLFRRSVATRQKELLESSLRSLETAALTARSATSEESALRTREADLILQFIERARTVQTRGQVILAGRDSAASTLLEDNDVIRVPERSNTVLVNGEVLFPSALVFDDRATLADYVARAGGYSQGADTTRVVVIRQDGSVAEAAAGAMPRLLPGDELMVLPKIESKRIEVTRGITQILYQIAISARVLLGL; translated from the coding sequence ATGCCCGTCTGCCTTTCGCGGCGTCCGGCCGCCCGCCTGATTGCCCGCCTGCTGATGCTGGCCCCGCTGGCCGCCAGCGCCCAGGGCCTACCCTTCGCCACGGCCTTCCCCGAGGCGGCCCTGCCGCCCGCACGCAGCGCCGGCCCGGCCGCGCCGGCCCGGGCGGCCAGCCCGGTGGCCGCCGTCCTGGCGGCCCCGCCCGCTGCGGCGCAGCCCCTGCCCATGCCGGCCGATCCGGCCACCGCCGCGCGGCCGGTGGTCTTCGGCGCCCAGCTCTTCAGCGGACGCTTCGGCCATGAGGCCTTCAGCGGCTTCAATGCCGATCACCAGATCGCCCCCGGCGACCGCATCAGCCTGCGCATGTGGGGCGCCTTCAGCTTCGAAGCGGTGCAGCCGGTCGATCCGCAGGGCAATGTCTTCATCCCCAATGTCGGGCCGGTCAAGCTGCGCGGCGTGCGCAATGGCGAGCTCAATGCCACGGTTGAGGCGGCGGTCAAGCGCACCTACCGCGCCAATGTCGGCGTCTATGCCTCGCTGGAGGCGGCCCAGCCGGTCAAGGTCTATGTCACCGGCTTCGTCCGCGCGCCGGGGCTGTATGGCGGGCTGAGCAGCGACTCGGTGCTGAACTACCTCGACAAGGCCGGCGGCATCGACGTCGACCGCGGCAGCTTCCTGGCCGTGGACGTGCTGCGCGGCGGCGTCTCGCGCGGCAAGATCAACCTCTACCGCTTCCTGCTCGAAGGCCGCATCGAGCCCCTGCAGCTCCAGGACGGCGACACCCTGGTCGTCAGCCCGCGCCAGTTCACCGTCACCGTGCTGGGCGAGGCCGCCAACCCCTATGTCTTCGAGTTCGACCGGTCGCGCCTGCCGGCCGCCGAGCTGCTGGCCATGGCCCGGCCCAAGGCGGGCGCCACCCACCTGAGCATCGTCCGCCGCATCGGCAGCGAGCGCCGCAGCGAATACCACCCGATCGGCGCGCTCGATGCGGTCACGATCCAGGACGGCGACGAGGTCACCTTCACCGCCGACCGCTACCCCGGCACCATCCTCGTCCGCATGGAGGGCGCCCACCTCGGCGAGCGCACCCTGGTGCTGCCCTATGGCGCGACGCTGAAGGATGCGCTGGCCCGGCTCAAGCCCGCGCCGCAGGCCCAGGTGGAGGCGGTGCAGCTCTTCCGCCGCTCGGTCGCCACGCGGCAGAAGGAGCTGCTCGAAAGCTCGCTGCGCAGCCTGGAGACCGCCGCCCTGACCGCCCGCAGCGCGACCAGCGAGGAATCGGCCCTGCGCACCCGCGAGGCCGACCTGATCCTCCAGTTCATCGAGCGCGCCCGCACGGTGCAGACGCGCGGCCAGGTCATCCTGGCCGGGCGCGACAGCGCCGCCAGCACCCTGCTGGAGGACAACGACGTGATCCGCGTGCCCGAGCGCAGCAACACCGTGCTGGTCAATGGCGAGGTGCTCTTCCCCAGCGCCCTGGTCTTCGATGACCGCGCCACGCTGGCCGACTACGTGGCCCGGGCCGGCGGCTACAGCCAGGGCGCCGACACCACCCGGGTCGTCGTCATCCGGCAGGACGGCAGCGTGGCCGAGGCCGCGGCCGGCGCCATGCCGCGCCTGCTGCCCGGCGACGAGCTGATGGTGCTGCCGAAGATCGAGAGCAAGCGCATCGAGGTGACGCGCGGCATCACGCAGATCCTCTACCAGATCGCGATTTCGGCCCGCGTGCTGCTCGGCCTCTGA